CTAACAAGTATAATATCAGTATCTATTATCTAACTACCACTATATtataaacatgtaaaaataagagtgttttttttttgtaaagtaaaTAAGAGCGTTTCTAATACATAGATATGTGTACTTTGAATATATTTCCCGTAACAAAATGtaacaaattttctaaattggtTGTACTACATTATTTATTGTAAACTGAAATATATcaatacaattatattttacttaatgaggatttatgatttgtaatcaaTACATAATCCAAATTAACAAATGTTCACTaagaaaataatcatttaaCTGCATAATTCTAAACATATATTAGGTGTAAAATAATCACCATTTTTACTTGCTAAGCAGATTAGGTGGAATATTTGAACTGTTTTAAGAGAATATGAATACAAATTTATACActtcactatttttttttaaataaacacaTACTCATATATTTGTATGCTGATAGGTTCAAAGTTGAAAAGATCACATAAGttgttttaagaaattttaCAATATGTAAGCACtcttacaataaaataaaataaacagtacattgctttcaaaaaaaaacaatgcattattttttacgagaaaataaattatgaaatttatataatcaatTCGAAAATAACAAAATTGCTAAATAAAGCACACTATTTCATTAATTGGTGAAGATAAAttctgatatatattttttgtatattagcAAATAATACTTGGAGGGAATATATAGAAATTCTAAATCATATATCCTAAATATTTGAATATCCTATTATTTACTACATTCACAacctataattatatatattcctTAAACTTATCTAGCTGAAAAAGTATTtaaacaaatcataatctatAAAAACAACCTTACCTGAAATTTAGGAGATACTATTAAAGATTAATGTATTTCTTGATTTGATTTTGAGTTATTTGTTTAGGTAGGAAATATACGGTTGCAGGAGAGTCCTTATGTTGAGAATTTTAATAGGAAGAAACCATTCGAGAAGCCAACAGAAATATTGACACACAAGGCTAAAGTAAATGGGCTATCATCAGTCTTAGTTATTCTACATGTTTAAAGGTTTGCTAGCTTTGCGTATTACAAAAAGTAAATAGGTActtcatttcttttctttttcttttggacaAAATGTTTAATAGTTTATCTTTCTTTTGTTGATTTTAAACACTATTTAACTCAAGATTTGTGTGATATAAGGTTCATTTCGTTAGTATTATTATTCGGCAAGAAAATGTTACGATGGAATCATGGAAGCAGTGCCCGATGTGGAAGTTTTGTTAATCAATGTATAATTTTGATTATAGACAGCGGCATTATAACAAGTAGTATACaatcacattaaattttaaaataccaaaaatgacttctttttttttaactagatGGGTCTTGCCAATGACACCAAAGAAAACTTGAATACGATCAAATGTGATATTTTAGAAACAAATTTGGTATTAATTTCACAAtcttatttaagtttttttataattaagttttattatatttatctgGCTATCTTTGTGTATGCAGAAGGgtgtttccacgtaaagaacaAGTGGAAATTAAGACTCTGAATGGTAAGAATGAACGGTGCGGAATAAGCAGATTGAATATTGTAGTACGGTTTAACTACGGTTTGTATAAGAAAAAACACATGATGCGGAGCAATTGCGGTTCGTTTAAATAAGCGATTCAAAACAAAACGATAAATggtaacatatataataaatagtgtAACTGCGagatacatataatatatttatattttataagctAAAAATAAgtgatattatataatttttaaataaagagttaacaatagttttttattttctctttgatgtagttttaaaaattgactTAAAACatgattattaattttaaaaagtttagataaaatttaaagttaaagcCTGTATCTACAACTCAAccaattatttcaaatataacTAAGTGTGTTTCAGTTATAtgctttaattattttaatatttttgaaaaagtgaTTTGGAATATTGTGTAACCtgataaaatacatttatattagttttagaaAATCTTTGATTAcaataattatttaagaaagttaTAGTAAAGCTAGATATAATTAattagcaaataaaaaaaattgaccgcACTTGAGGACACGAAAAATGAAAGGtaataaaatgaaaagtgaTTCGGCATTTTATACTGATACGATTCTCAATGGCggtaaaaataatttgaaaaatacactttgcttttctttttaatttttgttgaaTGGTGACTAAAATCCACTTAACCCAACAACCACACCCTTTTTGCAatatatttttacagttttaggCTCTGAATGGTAACATCCGTTCCGCACCACAtcgcagttaacagtaacaaaaatctctatatatatcaCATATCTGTACGTTTTTATAATTGTCAGAACTGCACCGCAGTCAAACCGCTTGTTCCGCACCGCTCAATCTGCTGTTACCATTGGTTCCGAATGGTGATTGCGGTTTGAGTGGTGCAGGACAAGCGGTTCAATTGCGGTACGGttctaacagttataaaaatgtataaattagtatatgtagagatttttgttaccgTTAACTGTAGGGCGGAACGGGACAATGATCACCATTCGAAGCTTAAAAGCAACCAAACAGTTAAAACACTCGAAagattttaaatcatatatcCTGAATATTCTAATACTCTCTTTATTTACTACATGCACAATGTCCAATAAACCAAAATGATCAACGAATCATTTTACATAAGAGATCAATATATTGACTACCTATATTGTTAGTCAATTTTAAATAAGTTCTACATATTGTTAGTCATTTTCAGTTTGAATTAAAGAAACCATctctattatataaaacatataatcatACGACagctaaaaattaacaaaataaatccgGCGCCTTAAAAGCGTGGATCAAAATTCAGTAATAATTGAGAAATGTTGTTGATAGCGATTAAGCAAATACGAAGGCAAGCTTTGTTCTTGCACCCATATGTGGTGGCAAAAACAATTTAAGGCCAGTCAAATCAAGTGATAACTAAGATCTTTCGAGTTGACCCCACAGACTCCACTCCACTATAATTTTTTACTCCTTTTTTAAATCTGATATCAAGTCCtttgaatagttttttttttaaattaacattTATTTCCATACTATTAAGAATTTTGACAAAAATACACATTTCAATTATACAAAGAAATATAAAGGTGTAAAAGAACTATTTtagtgaaattatatatatattgtacataatagaagaaaaatattctcttattttatataaagaatacttaattatataaggTTAAAATCtgaaattgaaaatttgttttataaaagataatatatactGCTTGTGAAATTTTACTATACTTATTTATTAATAAGTTTAAGGgggtatatttataatatatatatacctttttcaaaaactatatatatacgtgtatatatatatacatgttctttttttgctaaagtatatatatattcatatatttagGTATGCCAGCAAAACAACACTCCAAAATTGATATTTGgggatatataaaataaaatatattgtatttaagaatactatatatatagatatatatacttgtaaatTTATATAGAATACAAATTaatcaacacaaaaaaaattaaagcagtTAAGACATAGAATCATTattcttttgtcttcttttttatttccaAACGAGTGTGATTTAATGCTTTTTGGCCAGATAATTAGCTAATATGTACATTGCATATATAGAATGGTTATATTGTGGTAGAACAGAAATCAAAAGGTGGCTGTCATACTTGAACTCTAGGCAGCGCTACCATTGCATGTTATGTCCGCCATGAAAAAACGGAAGCAATGCGTTTCCAAGGAAGAGACTCGTATCATATCTTCGATTACCTCAACGAAAGCATCAGGAGAAAACTATGGTCAGATCCCAATGGATGTAATCCTTAAAATACTTTCGAGAGTGCCTGCCAAATCCATAGCGAGGTTCCGTTGTGTGTCTAAAGACTGGAGTGTCACTCTCTGCCGTCCATATTTCACGGATCTGTTTCTGAAGATGTCTTCTCTTAGTCCTGGTCTCCTTTTCACTTTCCATGCAGAGGGTAAGTGGTCATTTTTCTCCTTACCCGAGTCTATGCTGATTTCAGACCAGAAGTCATCTCGTGTAGTGGATAGTCTTAGTCATGTTCCTATAGATTATCCCATTAGAGTTTGTGTCCCTGTCGGTGGGTTGTTGTGTACTAAAGATGAGTGGGATTTAAGCGGAAAGAAAGATGCTAGGATGATGATATGTAACCCTAGCACAGGAGGATTCAAACTTTTACCCAAAGTGAAAACGAGGAGGCGTAGGGTTTTAACATATTTAGGGTATGACCCAGTAGAAAAAGTATACAAGGTACTGTGCATGACATCTTGTGAAAGGCCGTCTAGTCAAAAAACTGAACAACATCAGGTTCTCACATTAGGAACAGGAAAAATGAATTGGAGAATGATTGAGTGTTCAGTATCTCATTATCCTCAATCTCATCATAATGAGACATGCATAGACggagttttatattatttagctGTGGGAAGTGGGTGCTGGAAAACCTCTATGATAGTTTGTTTTGACATAAGGTCCGAGAAGTTAAAGTTTATTGTTGATGAAGCTTTCAAGGATATAAAGTCTCCTTCAACTCTGATAAACTACAAGGGAAAATTAGGTATAATCTATCCTAACGCACCAGGTCTTATGGATGGAAAATCTAGTGGTTTCGCTTTGTGGGTCATAGATGATATGGAGAAACATATATGGTGCAAGAATATTGTCATGTTTCCGTCTCTATGGTGGAATCTAGTTGCTGGGACTAGGGTACGTATTATCGGGACTACCGGTAATggtgaaattttgttttctccATGCGTCGTGTCCATCCCTTTCTACATTTTCTGCTACAACATGGAAACGAACGCTATCAGAAGAGTTGAAATCAAAGGCTTCGGACCTGTCATGGGtcaaaaaatttacacattctcaaACCATATGGAGAATCTGAAACTTGTCCCATAAGTGCTTTGAATTTCATTTGTAAAAGCTTCATATGAGAGCTAACTTCCGTTCTACATTTTCTTAAGAAGACTATCATGGGCTCCTAATAGAATCGTCGATCTATGTCATTTTCGATTATTGTATAATATTCATATTTACTTTGTTGTATTGATCATCTTTGTCTCATTACTATACCCTGATCTTGTTTTCATAATTACATCAATGGCGCAACCCTCGGAAGCAATATAAATTTTTACCACAAAAAGGTTTCATTATAGTAAACGCAAATTTGTGTTAAAACTTCTGTACTTGCAACTCCAGAGGATGGTTTTTCCATTCTCCATGATATAATAACCGCCTGGATCTTCAAATCCACTTGGCAATTGTTTTTCTGCCTAGCCTAGACTTGGGGCTAGAGACATTTCTTCGGATCATAGAGAACACAAACTGTAAGGGTTTCTATTCTGGCAAAACATGGAAAGCAGTCATACTAGGAGCACATCAAAAGCTGTGGACGAAATCAGGTTGGTTCAAATGGGCAATCCAAAGCATGCTTTTGTCATGTGGATGGCTAATCTTAACCGACTACCAACAAGAGTAAGGCTTGTGTCTTAGGATTTAACATCCAAAAAACAGTTGTTTGTGTGACAGGGATGACGAAACTAGAGACCACTTGTTTCTTTCCTACGATCTCAACTTATCATTATGGAGAATGGGGCTTGCAAGACTGGATCCTTATCATCGGGTACACCTCATTTGGGATGAGCTTCTCTTGGACTCGACATTCCTCTACCTTATCCACATTTGGAAACAATACAACTTTGTCCTGCATTCTTATCAAAAAACAACTTTGTCATGCTTCTTAATGATTTTCCCCTGGCTCTGATCATATTCAAATCAATCGACAGGAACGTCAGAAACATAATCAGAAGAGAAGACATATGAGAAGTTCACTACTCTTAGAGCAAGTGCATCAATAGGACTTTTAGAATGGTCCTTAGAGTATTTAATTAGTTTATGTAGTTTAGGACTTTGGTTAAGGACTTTTGTTAAAATGTTGATTATGGGTGGGACATTTGGTAGGTCcttaggtttaaaatttttttttaaactagttTTTAAAACTACAAACATTTTGTTAGtgtaaaaaaatacaaagttcAGAAATTAAAACACTGACAATTTAttcataaaaacttaaaattacatattattcggaagatgtccaaatttagcccatatattttcaatcaaatcgTGTTTTAAGTTTTCATGGATTTGTCTATTCCGAAGCCTTGTTCGACGATCCATTGTTGTGCCGACATTTTCACTGATATTCGAAGGCATGTTGACGGTAAACGTATCCGGAACTTCTCTTGGTTGAAACTCAAATTTGTTATACTGGGTGAATGATGACCGTTCatcttcgacaatcatattatggagtatgatacatgctctcataacaTTTCCTATTTTCTCTTTATCCCATAACTTTGACGGATTTTTGACAACGGCAAATCTAGCCTGAAGGACTCCGAaggcacgctcgacatcttttcgaaCTGATTCTTGGGTTTGAGCAAATAATGAATGCTTCTGATTTTGTGGTAGtcggatagattgaataaaagccgcccatttcggataaataccatcagtGAGATAATATCCGAAATGGTACTGATTATCATTAACATAGAAGTTCACTTCTGGCGCGATGCCATTAATAATATCGtcaaaaacaggtgatcgatcaagaatatttaaatcgttcatagtacctggTGCTCCAAAAAACGCGTGCCATATCCATAGGTCATACGAAGCTACCGCCTCCAACACAATTGTCGGTTTTCCGGTTCCTCGTGAGTACATTCCTTTCCAAGCCGTggggcaattcttccactcccaatgcatacagtcgatgcttccaagCATCCCCGGAAATCCACGTTGTTCTCCGATATGTAATAGTCTTTGCAGATCGTCCTGTGTTGGACGTCGTAGATATTCTTCACCAAACAAGGTTATTATTCCGGCGGTAAATTTGTGCAAACATTTTCGAGCTGTCGATTCGCCTAGACGGATATATTCGTCCACCGAGTCCGCCGCAGCACCGTATGCCAATTGTCGAATTGCTGCAGTACATTTTTGTAGAGGTGTGAGACTTGTCCGTCCGGTACAATCTTCTGATAGTCGAAAATACGGAATCTCTGTTGAGAAACGATTCACAATACGCAGGAACAAACTTTTGTTCATTCTAAACCGTCGGCGGAAAAGAGCGGGAGAGTAAGTTGGATTGTCGGCaaaataatcattccaaagTAAGGTGTGGCCTTCTTCCCGGTGTCTTTCATGAACATTACGGCGTTGTCTCTCTTCTGGTTCTTGTACGAGAGCACAATTGTTATAAAATTCTTCATAAGGAGTATCAAGATCgatctcatcatcatcatctttatgATAATGATAATGGGATGAAGAAGCcattaaaaattattgagaaGTGGTTGTGATTGTTTTAGAAGTGAATCGACAAAGAAAAGTTGTGACTCTGTAATTGAAAGATATGTTATATTTATAGCTATAAagttataactaattttagttatttgaaTAGAGTGTATGTAAAAACACGTTTTCTCAATATTACAACTACTTTGTAGTTGGGAGAGTAGTTTTTCTTTACATGATCAAACACGTTTTTCTTTTAGTTGGTAcatgcaaaaacaaaaactaattttagcaagagttttgataaaaaaaatcaatcaagaCTTTGAAACAAGATTTAATCAGAGTTTGATAGGGTTACGTAATCCGAGTTGAACAAGGTTTAACAAAACACAAGGATAATCATACATTTTCGAGAAACACAAGACATATAAACCTACATACGAGCAGCTACTCCGATGGCTATTATGACTAACACAACCACCAGAACACCTACAACTAGTTCAAACCCATAACCAAATCTAGATTTCTTTCTACCTAAGTCACATACAATGCTCTCCAACCTAACCAATTTCTGCTCCATATCAAATTGAACTTCCTTTAACTCCCGCACCTCGGTGTCCTCGTAACCGACGAATGAAAGCGAATCTACCTTATCAGTGAGGAGGGTCACTTGTGCACCAAGTGCTTTGATCTCCTCTGTAGCCGCGACGTCCCACCACTTGTAGACATGGCAGTCTCCGTCCTGTTTGTTCTTGCAGGTGTAGAACCTTCTCCCCGGGTCAGTTCTTGTGTAAGAAGTGGCTACAAGTGGCTCTCCACCACAGTAGCACTCCTTGGGGAAGCCAAACTCCACTTCAGGCTGCGGAGGGTACTGATGGCGCGCGGCTTCGATCTGAGCTTGGTCCAGCTGGATGTACATCTCTGTAGAGCTGTTTCCACTGTCTGCTGAACCTCCTAAACCGTAATCCTCCGACTCAGACGGCTGCGTGTACGAATAATCCAATCCCATTGCCTGAGAATAATCAAAACAGAACACATTAGACAGAGAATATAATTTGTAAACAGAACATAGAACATAGACAGAGAATATAATTTGTAAACAGACATTCTCTCATGAAAATAATTCTTATAATTAAACACAAATCACACATTGAAAGACCAacaatcataatttaaaaacagaaCATAGACTCTTAGGATTTCAAATCACACATAGTCACAGCTACTCCTCGGACACTAGACGCATGACACAAACATAATAGATATTACACAACATAGACTCTAAGGGTTTGAAAACTAGAAAAATTCGCCCAACAGCTGGTTCTTCACATTTTCTTCCCTCTCCGTTGGCTCCTTCTTAGCAAGTAGAGTGTCTAAAATGGCCAGCTTCGAGAGCCTCTCCTTCTTCGCCAAATCCTCCATCTTGAGCTCATGGACGCTCTTAAAGTCCTCGACAGCCATCCCCTTCCTAGAATTCCTACTTGCTTTCGCAGCTTTGATACCTTCAGGTCTGGGCTCTTCCTCACCAACGTTACTGCCTGATGGTTGGGAACCATCCTCACCAGTTTTTCTCTTCTCACCGCCAGACTTTGGAGTGTTCAGGCTCAGCCACTTCTGTTCGTACCTCAGAAGACACCATGCATGGTCCAAGGTGAACTTAGAGCCGTGATCCGCAAAGTATATCTCATGAGCTTTCTTGACTAAGTCGTTGTCATTCTGACCGCTACTTTGAAGCCTCTCCGCAGCTGCGTATGCTGCACAATACTTGTTTGTATCCCCATTTATTTTATGCCATCTCTGCTTACAATGCTCGCCATCTCTCTTCTCATGATGAGCTGCTGAAAAGTATTGTCCTACGCGCTTCCAGAAATTTCGGCACTTCTGTTCAGTGCCGACAACAGCATCTTTTGATGTGTTTAGCCATGCACTGATCAGGACCTCTTCATCAACAGGATTCCATTTCTTTCTCACCACCCGCTCCACTGGTATCTCCACTGGTGGGTTATCAGGCTGGGATGGAGCTTCAGTCTGTTGTGAACTGAAAGGGGGAATTTGAGAGGCTCCAATGTTGAGACTATAAGGAAAACTTTCATAAGGAAAGTTTCCCTGACCATTATTTCCTGAAACGCTATGAAGGAAATCTACATAACCAGGGTACTGGCTACCTGGCTTCATGGCAACAAGGAAAGAAAAGAGACTGATACTCCcacagaaaaagaaagaagatttgGAGATACTAAAGCTCTACCATATTCTATCTGATTAAATAGGACAAACATAACCAGGTAGTAACTCCATAACACCTAACCATTATCTACCTAAGTCTAATCAACACTTATTATAAAACTACAAGTACATAGCTATTAACTCTAG
This genomic interval from Brassica napus cultivar Da-Ae chromosome A6, Da-Ae, whole genome shotgun sequence contains the following:
- the LOC106416949 gene encoding F-box protein At3g49450-like — protein: MKKRKQCVSKEETRIISSITSTKASGENYGQIPMDVILKILSRVPAKSIARFRCVSKDWSVTLCRPYFTDLFLKMSSLSPGLLFTFHAEGKWSFFSLPESMLISDQKSSRVVDSLSHVPIDYPIRVCVPVGGLLCTKDEWDLSGKKDARMMICNPSTGGFKLLPKVKTRRRRVLTYLGYDPVEKVYKVLCMTSCERPSSQKTEQHQVLTLGTGKMNWRMIECSVSHYPQSHHNETCIDGVLYYLAVGSGCWKTSMIVCFDIRSEKLKFIVDEAFKDIKSPSTLINYKGKLGIIYPNAPGLMDGKSSGFALWVIDDMEKHIWCKNIVMFPSLWWNLVAGTRVRIIGTTGNGEILFSPCVVSIPFYIFCYNMETNAIRRVEIKGFGPVMGQKIYTFSNHMENLKLVP
- the LOC125609919 gene encoding putative nuclease HARBI1; this translates as MASSSHYHYHKDDDDEIDLDTPYEEFYNNCALVQEPEERQRRNVHERHREEGHTLLWNDYFADNPTYSPALFRRRFRMNKSLFLRIVNRFSTEIPYFRLSEDCTGRTSLTPLQKCTAAIRQLAYGAAADSVDEYIRLGESTARKCLHKFTAGIITLFGEEYLRRPTQDDLQRLLHIGEQRGFPGMLGSIDCMHWEWKNCPTAWKGMYSRGTGKPTIVLEAVASYDLWIWHAFFGAPGTMNDLNILDRSPVFDDIINGIAPEVNFYVNDNQYHFGYYLTDGIYPKWAAFIQSIRLPQNQKHSLFAQTQESVRKDVERAFGVLQARFAVVKNPSKLWDKEKIGNVMRACIILHNMIVEDERSSFTQYNKFEFQPREVPDTFTVNMPSNISENDKVVLFPNVDKVEECRVQEKLIPNEVYPMIRIQSCKPHSP
- the LOC125610280 gene encoding uncharacterized protein At4g04775-like — protein: MGLDYSYTQPSESEDYGLGGSADSGNSSTEMYIQLDQAQIEAARHQYPPQPEVEFGFPKECYCGGEPLVATSYTRTDPGRRFYTCKNKQDGDCHVYKWWDVAATEEIKALGAQVTLLTDKVDSLSFVGYEDTEVRELKEVQFDMEQKLVRLESIVCDLGRKKSRFGYGFELVVGVLVVVLVIIAIGVAARM
- the LOC106353376 gene encoding glutathione S-transferase T3-like, whose translation is MKPGSQYPGYVDFLHSVSGNNGQGNFPYESFPYSLNIGASQIPPFSSQQTEAPSQPDNPPVEIPVERVVRKKWNPVDEEVLISAWLNTSKDAVVGTEQKCRNFWKRVGQYFSAAHHEKRDGEHCKQRWHKINGDTNKYCAAYAAAERLQSSGQNDNDLVKKAHEIYFADHGSKFTLDHAWCLLRYEQKWLSLNTPKSGGEKRKTGEDGSQPSGSNVGEEEPRPEGIKAAKASRNSRKGMAVEDFKSVHELKMEDLAKKERLSKLAILDTLLAKKEPTEREENVKNQLLGEFF